The following DNA comes from Hordeum vulgare subsp. vulgare chromosome 3H, MorexV3_pseudomolecules_assembly, whole genome shotgun sequence.
gccgtccgttcgacactagatcgtgggactgatcgcgggacggttcatggggcggatcgagggacgtgaggacgttccactacatcaaccgcgttcactaacgcttctgctgtacggtctacaagggtacgtagatcacacatcccctctcgtagatggacatcaccatgataggtcttcgtgcgcgtaggaaattttttgtttcccatgcgacgttccccaacaccgctAACCAAACTCTCGGTAGTATAAGGCAAGGTAGGATAGCAGCTCGATTTGTCGGGAAGAAAGGCGGGGTGCAGAGTAACTATGTACTTGATGATTCCATCCAAACCTTTTcaaagcggaccccctcttgatagtacggatttcctacgactcaagtacACCAACACTAAATCGATATAAGGAAGTGAGCttagctcacttggctagtggagtggatgtacaacccagccacccaggttcaagtccccacggacacgaatttgggttcttattatttaaaaaaaaactcgctgtggggggtttcccttacagttttccttcaaaaaaaaacACTAAATCGATAGAAATTTTTTACGTCTTTTCTTTAAACACCGAGGGGGAAATAAACTGTCTCGTGTCATCTGATAATCTCCGAAATTTAAATGCATACTGTTAGTCTTTAAaagggcattgtcatcaatcatcaAAACCACATATAAAAAAAAAGTATCTTATAACAGTACGCGCACCCATGTGAATAGTAGATGCATAAAAAGTattgaaaaattaaaaagaaaagcCAAAATTTCGCGATATCAAACTTAGTTTATTTTCCTCACGTGGAAAGTTCTGTGGTGTATAGACACCCATAGTATTCTTAGTGAAGGAAATACAATGTTGACCATACTATTCATCAAACGGTTTTTTATATAGTTTCAATTCTATCATTTTTGCCTAAATTGTTAAGGATGTAATCTCTTCGTGAAACTTCGTACGTGAATATACTGATTGACTATGTATGACACAAAAATAAATTATCAGTTTTgtctcttttttttttcctttttcaaatTATCATTCGTAAGAGGGACGCGTGGAACCATGTTCATCAAATCCACGTCCGTAGGAGTGCTTCTTAATAAACATGACTATTTTCCCCGGCAGTCCGTAGGTGTGCTTCTTAATACGTTACATAAGATTTTGATAAAATATTAGTTTTGCACTTGAAAAGTATTATTAAACGTGGTGTTTCTGATGTATACAAAAAGCATATaacacaaatgaaaaaaaagtGGAAAATGTTATAGCTTCTACGAAAAATATTATTTGACAACTAAAAGATGTCATGCATTTAAAACGAATATACATgaaatttataaaaatatatttgtgatataaaacttttctaaaattttaaaaatgttgtgtACATTCACACATATGTCCATTATACTTACGCACAATTTCATGATatattcaaaacatatatgttaCATTTAAAAAAATGGGTGTCGTGATATATTCAAAACAACGTTTGACAATTTCAAAAATGCTTGCATAGTTCAATAAAATATTAGACATCCAAGAAATTTTTCAACATGTGTTTAAATCTGTTTGACACATATATGAAAGAAATATGCaaaacatttttttattaaaatatttgaaaaatattaaacgTGTATGAAAAAAGTAAACATGTGTTGATGAAAAAAAAATGTAGCCATGCGTTGAAACAACCCAATGAAaaccagaaaaaaatgaaaaccgaCAAAGAAACAATAAGAAAAGTAGCCATGTAATGAAGTGATATGAATCATGGCACGGCCTGAGTGCCATATTTTAATAAATACATGTTTGTTTTGGATCTTATTTGTATGTGTCTATCACTAATGCAGAAACGCCGTATAGGATTTGGGAAATGTAATGAGCAAAACAAGCAAGACATAATAAGTGACAATGTTGATCAAGCCAAGGTGATTTCCAAGCTAAAAAGAAGAGAACAAACGGGCAAAGGAGAAGCACAACAAGGTGGTCAAGGATCTCAATGATTGTTCCAATGTTTAGGATAAAATGGTGCAACCGATATATTTCAAGAAGATCAAGAGAGAAAGTCAACTGGAAAAGATGACTACTGAAGCACAAGCAAAGAGGGGCTAAGATCGAGAAGGAGAACAATGAACTATCTAAGAAGAGTCTAATTAGCCGAAGCAAGATTCCAAAACTAAACAAAGAGAAAGTTATTAACCAAGAAAACGACGGATTCTATTGCAATGGAAAGTACCGTCTCTTTGCCTTAATTCTGAGTTTTCCTTTTGGAGTTAGGAGTACCGAGAGTACAAAGGTGAACATGGTACCACGTGCACCCACGTGAACAGTAAAATCATAAAAAGTTATCGAGAAATGCTAaaagaaatctgaaatttcacggTACGAAGCTTAGTTGGTCATTCTCCTCAGGTGGAAAGTTTCATGATGTGTAGACACACATGGTATTTCGAGCGAAGGAAACACAATTTTGACCTTACTACTCATCAAACGATGCCATTTTAATATAGCTTTGATTTTATCATCTTTTATCGAGATTACCACGGACACGATCTCTTCGTGAAACCTCGTACGCGAGCATGCTGGTTGACTATGCATGCTAAAAAATAAACTCTCATTCTTGTCTATTTTTTCTAGCTTTTTCTTTAAAATTACCATCCATAAGAGGGACACGTGGAaccatgttcatcaaacccgcgTCCGTAGGAATGCTTCTTAATAAACATGACTATTCTTGTTGGCTTTGTGACGAAAAGTTGAAGACTGAGACACCATCAGACATCCGCATACACGCCGTAGCACATTCCCGGACGATACCGCATATGTGCGAATGTGCGACTCGTTATCTACCTCGACCCCATTTGCCTTCCTCCTCCTTATTAAAAAGGCACCATTTTGGTTACCCATGGATGGATATACGAGGAGTAGAGCCTTGCGTGCCCCCACCCCCCTTGACCACCCACCCTCCCCTCCCCTTGGCCTTGGCGACTCCCACACACTTGCCCAACCAACCAACCACACACGTCCCAcggctctcctcttcctctcgcCTTGTAGGAGCGAGCACTACTACTTTGCCGCACCCaaccaccgaccatcaaagtctcccTTCCCAATCTCAACCAAGCAAGCAACCAACCCCAAATCCCATCCCCGGAACCACCAGGAGGAAGAAGGCCAAGGCGATGAAGAGGGAGGGGTACCAGCACGGCGCCGTCAGGGTCAACCGCAACAAGCTGCTGCGGGTCGCCGGCGGCAGGAACGGCGACGGCGCGGCgttggagctcgtcgccggcgcggcGTACGCGAGGGCGCCGACGAAGCCGACCAACGCGTCGAGGGACACGGGGGGCAGGTGCCGCCGGCCGCGGTGCGCGGGGTGCCACCAGcacccgcccgccgccgccgccgcatccACCACCAAGGCGCGGGACAAGGCCAAGGGCGCGCGCAAGCTGCGCGCCGCCGACGTCGCGCTCAACCACCGCCTCGTCTCCTGGCGCGTCGTCGGCGGCGCCGGGGACGGCCCGGCCGCCACGGGCGGGTACAACTACAGGGGCGCCTCCGCGTCCGCCGTGCTCGCCCACCTCGCCGGCGGCAACAGCTGGCAcgccgaggacgaggaggacgacgacgacgccgatcTCGAAGCCGCCGCCCCGAGGGGCATCTCCGACCTGTACGACCTCATCGTCGGCCTCCAGGCCGCGCCGGGCGTCCAAGGCGAAGACGCCGATCGCACAGCAGCAGCAGACACCGACGAAATCGAGGAGCACGATGCTCAGACCAccgacgatgtcgacgacgaggacgaggaggaggacgacgacgggtTCTGCGTGGTGCGGGGCATCACCATCGCGCTCGAGTTCTCCGACGGGGAGGAGGACTGGATCGTGGTCTGATGATCGGATCTCATCTCATTCGTTTGCAAATAAGACGGCGTGCAACAGAGGTCAGCCGCCCGCACCCCTCTGCCTCTGCTGCTGCGCAATTCCCTTCAAATCTGCATCTGCATCTGCATCTGCTCTGCTACTGTTAATTCATCGTGACCCTGTGTGTGTATACTGCTCTGTTCCTGTTAATTGATCGCGTCCCTGTGTATATATCTATATGGTCACTGTCTGTCTAATTGTCAAAAATTCATGGATTATCATGACCTGAATGAATTTATAAATCATGTgtgaataataaaataaaattaatggaGAAGGGATTCATTCCTCCTCAGACCctgtttctttctttctttctgtttGAATGGATGGATTCCGGTGCGGATGTGTATTTCTGAATGTGCACTTTTAATCAGTTCCCTTCTGAATAGAGACTGTATGGTGATGATCGGAATGGCCGATCGGCTTTGGGTCTGCGATGAAATCTGGTGAATTCAGTTCTTCATGTGGCCATGTTTTGTTGGGAATTCTAGACGCGGACCGCGTTGTTAGAGCATCGCTGGCCCTTCCCTCAAATCTTTATATAACAAGAAGCAAACTGTGTCCGGATTTTCTCTGGGAGCGACCCATTTGCCTATTGAGGTGTTGGGGACTTGCTCTTGCTCCGTCATTGGCTGTTTTACCTTGACACTTGGCTTCCTGTGCCTGTAAGCATCGGCTCAAACAAACTCTTGTTCCGCATGATTCCTTCAGGACACCAGAATATTGTGTTGTGGACGCTTCGCCATTCGTCTGACGCTGTTGAGTGAGGAGGTGCTTCCTAACAGCCTAGTTTTCATATCCTCATGAGCTGCAATGTTGTATGAATTGGATCAAGTTTGAgcctgctgatttcttatttcttTGTGTTGATCAGAAGTGGCTGTTGCACTTACATGGTCGCATGGAAGCTATGATTTTTTTCGGTAACCTATATTGAATTATATGCTTGCACGATGCATCATATCCAACTTCTTCATGAAGTATTATGTTacttcctctgttcctaaatataaatctttttagagatttcattaaaaAAGACTTAGTATTTGGGAATGGATGGAGTACAATGAAGAAGATTCTTCATGTATCTATCTATTGCATGCATATACCACCGTGAATGGTGATTGTCTGTGTTGCTGCTTGTATTGGAGTATATAGAAATTACGGACACAAATTTGC
Coding sequences within:
- the LOC123445635 gene encoding uncharacterized protein LOC123445635; protein product: MKREGYQHGAVRVNRNKLLRVAGGRNGDGAALELVAGAAYARAPTKPTNASRDTGGRCRRPRCAGCHQHPPAAAAASTTKARDKAKGARKLRAADVALNHRLVSWRVVGGAGDGPAATGGYNYRGASASAVLAHLAGGNSWHAEDEEDDDDADLEAAAPRGISDLYDLIVGLQAAPGVQGEDADRTAAADTDEIEEHDAQTTDDVDDEDEEEDDDGFCVVRGITIALEFSDGEEDWIVV